The Cylindrospermopsis curvispora GIHE-G1 genome contains a region encoding:
- the pglX gene encoding BREX-1 system adenine-specific DNA-methyltransferase PglX, whose translation MNRTTIKNFAIWARNHLKEQVSTRATQLTITEKTITEKTITDQRTFAGGLLSGEQTLNSEEAKQYQQLHSHIEYLLKQQASKNLDKKLTKQADSVLDILIEEIAYTWFNRLVALRFMEVKGYIGRVLSSSDRSLVDPDILRDRDSIADTGEIAGINRETLKKWEDLASKQTNPDEYLYRQLLLAQCQALSSSVPALFDTGYPALFLPVNLLGQDSIVGRLVKEIAQEDWEDIEIVGWLYQFYISERKDQVIGAKSKIEAKDIPAATQLFTPRWIVQYMVENSLGRLWLENHPQSNLREKMPYYLEGEKIRGGEEQSGDTAPLLGLLNPTPPSFKKVSPGIPLTPEELTVIDPACGSGHILVYAFDLLVEIYKEQGYLEKDIPGLILTHNLYGLDIDERAVQLASFAVLMKARAINKRVFKNAPTLNIKTVRCTRGYKLPAIQGVVEKDWQPLMEAFSDADNLGSLITPPSFNGTILRKQLADLALDNPLFQQEFVVFLRHLVDQAELLSNQYWVVVANPPYMGNRSFNLTIKTFVDKFYTKSKGDLFACFMERTIEMTENYGFMSAINQQSWMFLSTYEELRKYFLSNYTISSMLHLGSRTFPEIGGEVVQSTAFIVNKKEPINDRATYIRLVDYNDSELKRRNFISNKHRYSGVNQVNFSKIPGSAIAYWVSDKILEIFQQSKPLNDIANPCVGLQTGNNDRFLRLWTEVNINNIGFGLDSREAAKKSGKKWFPYNKGGEFRKWYGNQEYVVNWENDGFEIRNFGTEHGLKARSRPQNTDKYFQESITWSSVSSSYFSVRYSPKGFIFDVKGSSIFPHSQIIINLVGLLCSKVIANFMEIMNPTVSFQVGNVANLPIITSLQDSVFNQSIEQAINIAREDWDNFETSWDFQTHPLLRENSPNISTSFTNWQNRTETAFRQLQLLEEENNRYWIKSYGLETELTPEVPEDQVTIHRADPQRDMRSLISYIIGCIMGRYSLDKPGIIHAGSKFDPSLHQKFPASNDAIIPITDQTYFPNDILTRFEEFLQIAWDPNNLSANLKFIADTLTIKNSESPRERIRRYFLQEFISDHIQTYKKRPIYWLFTSGKKRAFNALIYLHRYQEDTLSRMRTDYVLELQIKLQGEITKYQKQLEISTNNADKKIATKRLKELQDQQSELAEYQEKLQHLADARIKLDLDDGVAYNYCQFKGLVYEGTDLKIADLEKASQWKN comes from the coding sequence ATGAATAGAACCACTATTAAAAACTTTGCCATTTGGGCACGGAACCATCTAAAAGAACAGGTAAGCACTCGTGCTACCCAACTTACCATTACCGAAAAAACCATTACCGAAAAGACCATTACTGACCAAAGGACCTTTGCGGGAGGTTTATTGAGTGGGGAGCAAACTCTCAATAGCGAGGAAGCTAAACAATATCAACAACTACATTCCCATATAGAATATTTATTAAAACAACAAGCATCTAAAAATTTAGACAAAAAGTTAACTAAACAAGCTGATAGTGTTCTGGATATACTGATTGAGGAAATTGCCTATACCTGGTTTAACCGATTAGTAGCACTGCGCTTTATGGAGGTTAAGGGCTATATCGGAAGGGTGTTAAGTAGTAGCGATCGCAGTTTGGTAGATCCGGACATTTTGCGAGATAGGGATTCCATAGCAGATACGGGAGAAATAGCTGGAATTAATCGAGAAACCCTGAAAAAATGGGAGGATCTAGCAAGTAAACAGACTAATCCGGATGAATATCTATACCGTCAATTATTATTAGCCCAGTGTCAGGCCTTGTCTTCTAGTGTACCAGCTTTATTTGATACGGGATATCCAGCATTATTTTTGCCAGTTAATCTACTAGGTCAAGATTCAATCGTCGGGAGACTGGTGAAGGAAATTGCCCAGGAAGATTGGGAAGATATAGAAATAGTGGGATGGCTATATCAATTTTATATTTCTGAGCGCAAAGACCAGGTAATTGGAGCCAAATCTAAGATAGAAGCTAAGGATATACCAGCAGCAACCCAACTATTCACACCTCGTTGGATTGTGCAGTATATGGTAGAAAATAGTTTAGGCAGGTTATGGTTAGAAAACCACCCCCAATCAAATTTACGGGAAAAAATGCCCTATTATTTGGAGGGTGAGAAAATCAGGGGTGGGGAAGAACAATCAGGGGACACAGCTCCATTGTTGGGATTATTGAACCCAACACCCCCCAGTTTCAAGAAGGTAAGTCCAGGAATTCCTTTAACACCGGAGGAGTTAACAGTAATTGATCCAGCTTGTGGGAGTGGACATATTTTGGTCTATGCTTTCGATTTGTTGGTGGAAATTTATAAGGAGCAGGGATATTTGGAAAAGGATATTCCCGGACTGATCTTAACTCATAATTTGTATGGATTGGACATAGATGAAAGAGCTGTACAGTTAGCAAGTTTTGCAGTTTTAATGAAGGCAAGGGCTATAAATAAGCGTGTTTTTAAAAATGCTCCTACTTTGAATATTAAAACTGTGCGCTGTACACGGGGGTATAAGTTACCAGCCATACAAGGGGTTGTTGAGAAGGATTGGCAACCTTTAATGGAGGCTTTTTCTGATGCAGATAATTTAGGGAGTTTGATTACCCCGCCATCTTTTAATGGCACGATTTTGAGAAAGCAATTGGCAGATTTAGCATTGGATAATCCTCTTTTTCAACAGGAATTTGTTGTTTTTTTACGTCATTTAGTTGATCAGGCTGAATTATTGAGTAATCAGTATTGGGTGGTGGTGGCAAATCCTCCTTATATGGGGAATAGGAGTTTTAACTTGACAATTAAAACTTTTGTCGATAAATTTTACACAAAGAGTAAAGGTGATTTATTTGCATGTTTCATGGAACGAACCATAGAAATGACGGAAAATTATGGATTTATGTCTGCAATTAATCAGCAGTCATGGATGTTTTTAAGTACCTATGAAGAATTACGAAAATATTTTTTAAGTAACTATACTATTAGTTCGATGCTTCACCTGGGATCACGAACTTTTCCCGAGATTGGTGGCGAAGTTGTTCAGTCAACAGCTTTTATTGTTAATAAAAAAGAACCTATAAATGACAGAGCTACTTATATCCGTTTAGTTGATTATAATGATTCTGAACTCAAACGGCGGAACTTTATTAGTAATAAACATCGGTATTCTGGAGTTAATCAAGTCAATTTCTCCAAAATTCCAGGAAGTGCGATCGCCTATTGGGTGAGTGATAAGATTTTAGAGATTTTTCAACAATCCAAACCCCTGAATGATATTGCTAACCCATGTGTTGGACTGCAAACTGGTAATAATGATAGATTTCTGAGATTATGGACAGAAGTTAACATTAATAATATAGGTTTTGGATTAGATAGCCGAGAAGCGGCAAAAAAATCTGGAAAAAAATGGTTTCCCTATAATAAAGGCGGGGAATTTAGAAAATGGTATGGCAATCAGGAATATGTTGTTAATTGGGAAAATGATGGTTTCGAGATTCGTAATTTTGGCACTGAACATGGACTAAAAGCTAGATCCCGTCCCCAAAACACAGATAAATATTTTCAAGAAAGTATAACTTGGTCATCCGTAAGTTCCTCATATTTTTCGGTTAGATATTCGCCCAAAGGATTTATTTTTGATGTTAAAGGATCTTCCATATTCCCGCACTCTCAAATAATCATTAACCTAGTGGGACTCCTATGCAGTAAAGTCATTGCCAATTTTATGGAAATCATGAATCCTACTGTTAGTTTTCAAGTAGGAAATGTTGCTAACCTACCTATTATTACCTCCCTACAAGATAGTGTTTTTAATCAATCCATAGAACAAGCGATTAACATTGCTCGAGAAGACTGGGATAACTTTGAAACCTCCTGGGACTTCCAAACCCACCCCTTGCTGCGAGAAAACTCCCCCAATATATCCACATCCTTCACCAATTGGCAAAACCGCACAGAAACCGCATTTCGACAACTCCAACTGCTAGAAGAAGAAAATAACCGATACTGGATAAAATCCTACGGACTAGAAACAGAACTCACACCAGAAGTCCCAGAAGACCAAGTCACCATCCACCGCGCAGACCCACAACGAGATATGCGCTCCCTCATTTCCTACATAATTGGCTGTATCATGGGTAGATATAGCCTTGACAAACCCGGAATCATTCACGCTGGAAGCAAATTCGACCCATCCCTACACCAAAAATTCCCAGCTAGTAATGATGCCATAATCCCCATCACAGATCAAACCTACTTCCCCAATGACATCCTTACTCGTTTTGAAGAATTCCTGCAAATTGCCTGGGATCCAAATAACCTGAGTGCAAACCTCAAATTCATTGCTGACACCCTCACCATCAAAAACTCAGAAAGTCCACGAGAACGGATCCGACGCTACTTCCTACAAGAATTTATCTCCGACCATATCCAAACCTATAAAAAACGCCCCATATACTGGTTATTCACTAGCGGGAAAAAACGAGCCTTTAATGCCTTAATCTATTTACACCGCTACCAGGAAGATACCCTTTCCCGTATGCGCACAGACTATGTCCTAGAATTACAAATCAAACTCCAAGGAGAAATCACTAAATATCAAAAACAACTGGAAATCAGCACTAACAATGCAGATAAAAAAATTGCCACCAAGCGTCTCAAAGAATTACAAGACCAACAGTCAGAACTAGCAGAATATCAAGAAAAACTGCAACATTTAGCTGATGCTCGAATTAAACTAGACTTAGATGATGGTGTAGCATATAACTACTGTCAATTCAAAGGACTAGTCTATGAGGGCACTGACCTTAAAATTGCTGACTTAGAAAAAGCATCACAATGGAAAAATTGA
- a CDS encoding ribonuclease T2 family protein codes for MTRRLMQSVRLVIACVLAFLLTHQGTAIADNCPTKGCAQKYTLALSWQPGFCETHGDKAECQEQTATSYDASNFTLHGLWPDKLEYCNVSASNIKNDKTGNWKDLPTVEVDGETTDELDEVMPGFGESSLERHEWIKHGTCDGRNSDDYYDLSVDLLKEFNDSQVRNLFVEHIGETISLDQVKTAFEGTFGSGSSSSLSLKCDSRNNLATEIRLKIKRPQVGQKLADLLLPSGGQSCSQVVVDGFGVSSLN; via the coding sequence ATGACTAGACGACTTATGCAATCTGTAAGACTAGTAATAGCATGTGTACTAGCTTTTCTACTTACTCATCAAGGAACTGCAATAGCAGATAATTGTCCCACCAAAGGATGCGCTCAAAAATATACTTTAGCATTATCCTGGCAACCTGGATTTTGTGAAACCCATGGGGATAAAGCAGAATGTCAGGAACAAACAGCAACCAGCTACGATGCTAGTAACTTCACCTTACATGGATTATGGCCGGATAAGTTGGAATACTGTAATGTTTCCGCTAGTAATATCAAGAACGACAAAACCGGGAACTGGAAAGATTTACCCACAGTGGAGGTAGACGGAGAAACTACTGATGAATTAGATGAAGTAATGCCGGGTTTTGGAGAGTCTAGTCTTGAACGTCATGAATGGATCAAACATGGAACCTGTGATGGGAGAAACTCGGATGATTACTATGATTTATCTGTAGACCTACTGAAGGAATTTAATGATTCTCAAGTGCGAAATTTGTTTGTTGAGCACATAGGTGAAACAATCTCCCTAGATCAGGTAAAAACAGCATTTGAAGGAACTTTTGGCAGTGGTAGTTCTTCCAGTTTGAGTCTTAAATGCGATTCTAGGAACAATTTGGCCACCGAAATTCGTCTGAAAATCAAACGCCCTCAGGTTGGTCAAAAACTGGCGGATCTCCTACTTCCCAGTGGTGGTCAGTCTTGTAGTCAAGTTGTGGTTGATGGCTTTGGTGTTAGCAGTTTAAACTAA
- the brxC gene encoding BREX system P-loop protein BrxC has product MNIAELFAKDINRSINGVIKVGQQDDTNIRQELEEYVVTEELKKHFYTFFGRFAESIESPTDKMGVWISGFFGSGKSHFLKILSYILENRSVGNNRALDYFDSQRIPDPSLLANIALAAQTHCDVILFNIDSKADANNKNDKETITKVFQKVFDDHLGYFGTTPEIARFERQLESKGKYEPFKEAFYRQTNQSWEETREAWAFYQDDIVAALTVSTGMSGEQANRLLEFNEKYTLSPEEFAKTVKEYLHTKGPKHRLVFMVDEVGQYIGEDTKLMLNLQTVVEDLGIHCQGRAWVLVTSQEAMDEITKNKIKGEEFSKIIGRFHRPLNLSSANTDEVIKLRLLSKTDEAKKRLEVLYTEKIAILRNQITFRDSADIPGYKDAQDFVAAYPFIPYQFYLLQKVFTQIRLMGSAGKHLASGERSLLDAFQVASQAISAQSLGKLVPFHTFYLAIEGFLDSVISQVITQATNNPQLKEFDIQLLKTLFMIKYIKEIRANLENLTTLSLTDIDEDRLGLKKQVAEALGRLEKQTLIQRNTDEYIFLTNEEQDISKEIKNTRVNPGEIYKKLQEWVWGSILTDREFKFGKRKYSFNRKLDERDHGKKLQELTVHIITPYGENYAEFENNTKCLITTQSSPELLIRLGNEDHLLQDLETFSQTDQYLRQKAGSNLSPSIQKIITARKDENTQREKNIKDSLQKLIASADVFSYGNKVEITRTEFATELLKQALTYLINNAYSKLKYIDSGFENSDQVKNALTRHIQEKTTDGEVVKDVNISARKDMESFLHSQNKYHPTTIKSLIDKFTCTPYGWSELDTLGIMAELANAGVVELRHAQNKVNLQEEGLIDKLLSRDGKETYIVRLASTIDPASLKVARDLASQLLDKNILDKNILDIPTESGKLFQTYQELLWQHVQRLKEWLKLTQEQQLPFGNLLKDHIAMLEELRTDNSHEQEFFQLVRGRRDDLEEYIDDLQKLRSFFTSQLKIFQEAQQSLKELKPELRHIEEEELLEQVKSVEEILNMDDPTSKIQLLPNLLKPVQQKIQEILRQKIGELHREMENQEKEIRDYIQEQYPAIVNEISEITQEINNFHPSEIKTIDSAIAHRSELSDKTNQLWKKIDAEAQKVQEKLGKSYHTANHIPEQVKPITFIQLGRFTPSKVLENEEDVEVYLGVLREEFLKQIQTGYRIRLER; this is encoded by the coding sequence ATGAACATTGCTGAACTGTTTGCCAAGGATATTAACCGCAGTATTAATGGTGTCATCAAGGTGGGACAGCAGGATGATACTAATATCCGTCAAGAGTTAGAAGAGTATGTAGTTACCGAAGAACTCAAAAAGCATTTTTATACCTTTTTTGGCAGATTTGCTGAATCAATTGAAAGTCCCACGGATAAGATGGGTGTGTGGATTTCCGGATTCTTTGGTTCTGGTAAATCTCATTTTTTGAAAATACTTTCCTATATACTAGAAAATCGTTCGGTGGGAAATAATCGGGCTTTAGATTACTTCGATTCCCAAAGAATTCCCGACCCATCCCTGTTGGCAAATATTGCCTTAGCAGCACAAACTCATTGTGATGTAATTCTCTTTAATATTGATTCTAAGGCCGATGCCAATAATAAAAATGACAAAGAAACCATTACCAAGGTATTCCAAAAAGTCTTTGACGACCATTTGGGATATTTTGGCACAACACCGGAAATTGCCCGGTTTGAACGTCAATTAGAAAGTAAAGGTAAGTATGAGCCCTTTAAAGAGGCTTTTTATCGCCAAACCAACCAATCCTGGGAAGAAACTCGAGAAGCTTGGGCTTTTTATCAAGATGATATTGTTGCTGCTCTAACCGTTAGCACAGGAATGAGTGGAGAACAGGCTAATCGCCTATTAGAGTTCAATGAGAAATATACTTTAAGTCCAGAAGAGTTTGCCAAAACAGTTAAAGAGTATTTACACACCAAGGGACCAAAACATCGCCTAGTTTTTATGGTAGATGAGGTAGGTCAGTATATTGGCGAAGATACCAAATTAATGCTCAATCTGCAAACAGTAGTGGAAGATTTGGGTATCCATTGTCAGGGAAGAGCTTGGGTGCTGGTCACATCCCAAGAAGCTATGGATGAAATCACCAAAAACAAAATCAAGGGGGAAGAGTTCTCTAAAATTATTGGACGTTTTCATCGTCCCCTGAATTTATCTTCTGCTAATACTGATGAGGTAATTAAATTACGGTTATTGTCTAAAACTGACGAAGCTAAAAAACGTTTGGAAGTCCTATATACAGAAAAAATTGCCATTCTCAGAAACCAAATCACCTTTAGGGACTCTGCGGATATACCAGGGTATAAAGATGCACAGGATTTTGTGGCAGCTTATCCGTTTATTCCCTATCAGTTTTATCTGTTGCAGAAGGTATTTACCCAAATTCGGTTAATGGGTTCTGCGGGTAAACATTTAGCATCGGGAGAACGCTCCTTGCTGGACGCTTTTCAGGTTGCTTCCCAAGCAATTTCCGCACAATCCCTGGGTAAGTTAGTTCCTTTTCATACTTTTTATTTGGCCATTGAGGGTTTTTTGGATAGTGTTATTAGTCAGGTGATTACCCAGGCTACGAATAATCCCCAACTAAAGGAGTTTGATATTCAGCTCTTAAAAACCCTATTTATGATTAAATATATTAAAGAGATTAGGGCAAACTTAGAAAACTTAACGACTTTGAGTTTAACCGACATAGATGAAGATAGACTAGGCTTGAAAAAACAAGTAGCAGAAGCCCTGGGAAGATTGGAAAAACAAACCCTAATTCAGCGTAATACAGATGAATACATATTTCTCACAAACGAAGAGCAAGATATTAGTAAAGAAATTAAAAACACAAGGGTGAACCCAGGGGAGATTTACAAAAAACTGCAAGAATGGGTGTGGGGATCAATTTTGACCGATAGGGAATTCAAATTTGGTAAACGTAAGTATTCATTCAATCGAAAGTTAGATGAGCGTGATCATGGAAAGAAATTACAAGAACTAACTGTGCATATTATTACTCCCTATGGAGAAAACTATGCTGAATTTGAGAACAATACAAAGTGTCTAATCACAACCCAGTCAAGTCCAGAGTTATTAATTAGGCTAGGGAATGAGGATCACCTTTTGCAAGACTTAGAGACGTTTAGTCAAACCGATCAGTATCTGCGCCAAAAAGCCGGTAGTAATCTTAGTCCCAGTATTCAAAAGATTATAACAGCACGGAAAGATGAAAATACACAGCGGGAGAAAAATATCAAAGATAGCCTACAAAAACTTATTGCCAGTGCGGATGTGTTTAGTTATGGCAATAAAGTAGAAATTACTCGAACTGAATTTGCAACAGAGTTATTAAAACAAGCTCTTACCTATTTAATTAACAATGCCTACAGCAAGTTAAAATACATCGATAGTGGATTTGAAAATTCAGATCAGGTGAAAAATGCCTTAACTCGTCATATCCAAGAAAAGACCACCGATGGAGAGGTGGTTAAGGACGTTAATATATCCGCACGAAAAGACATGGAATCTTTTTTGCATAGTCAAAATAAATATCATCCAACTACGATTAAATCTTTAATAGATAAATTTACCTGTACTCCCTATGGTTGGTCAGAGCTAGACACCCTAGGGATAATGGCAGAGTTGGCTAATGCAGGTGTAGTTGAATTGAGACACGCACAAAATAAGGTCAATCTACAAGAGGAAGGACTAATAGATAAGTTACTTTCTCGCGATGGTAAAGAAACTTATATTGTGAGATTGGCTAGTACCATTGATCCAGCTAGTTTAAAGGTGGCTAGAGACTTAGCCAGTCAATTACTTGATAAGAATATACTAGATAAGAATATACTAGACATACCTACGGAAAGTGGCAAATTATTTCAAACCTATCAAGAACTTTTATGGCAACATGTTCAAAGGTTAAAAGAATGGTTAAAACTGACTCAAGAACAGCAATTACCATTTGGGAATTTGCTGAAAGACCACATAGCCATGCTAGAAGAGCTAAGAACGGATAACTCTCATGAACAGGAGTTTTTTCAGCTTGTTCGTGGTCGTCGGGATGACCTGGAAGAATATATTGATGACTTACAAAAGTTAAGGTCTTTCTTCACCTCACAACTGAAAATATTTCAAGAAGCTCAACAGAGTTTAAAAGAGTTGAAACCAGAATTGCGCCATATTGAGGAAGAGGAACTGCTGGAGCAGGTAAAATCAGTTGAGGAAATTCTCAATATGGATGACCCAACCAGTAAAATACAGCTGTTGCCAAATTTGCTGAAACCAGTGCAGCAAAAAATACAGGAAATCCTCCGACAAAAGATTGGAGAACTGCATCGGGAAATGGAAAACCAAGAAAAAGAAATACGCGATTATATTCAGGAGCAATACCCAGCGATTGTCAATGAAATTTCTGAGATCACCCAGGAGATAAACAATTTTCACCCATCGGAAATCAAAACTATTGATTCAGCGATCGCCCATCGGAGCGAATTAAGCGACAAGACAAACCAGTTATGGAAGAAAATAGATGCTGAAGCTCAAAAAGTTCAAGAAAAATTGGGCAAATCATATCATACAGCAAACCACATACCAGAGCAAGTAAAACCCATCACTTTTATTCAGTTGGGGAGATTTACTCCCAGCAAAGTGCTAGAAAATGAAGAAGATGTGGAGGTGTATCTGGGAGTATTGCGGGAGGAATTTCTCAAACAGATTCAAACAGGTTACAGAATCCGTTTGGAGAGATGA
- a CDS encoding DUF1788 domain-containing protein has product MSKLSIQERLNQLLPKLQDSRLLGNRGIGNEIGFYVFDYAPEDEIYVQEYTKILISQLTRDPINLVVKEFNLYNIILEILQEKGILNKAFIVEAKEGHKSLWNKIQPIVRPEKVITQIQNHLQGNEQLVFLTGVGASWPLIRSHSILNGLQPYLDHIPLVLFFPGSYDGQELCLFNTFKSDNYYRAFALIPHHGAVYEHC; this is encoded by the coding sequence ATGTCTAAATTGAGTATTCAGGAACGATTAAATCAACTACTACCTAAACTACAAGACTCCCGACTGTTGGGCAATCGTGGTATTGGCAATGAGATTGGTTTCTACGTTTTTGATTATGCTCCAGAAGATGAAATATATGTCCAAGAATATACTAAAATACTTATTTCGCAGTTAACTAGGGATCCAATAAATCTAGTCGTTAAAGAATTCAATCTGTATAATATAATCCTAGAGATATTACAAGAAAAAGGAATTCTCAATAAAGCTTTTATTGTAGAAGCGAAAGAAGGACACAAATCTCTCTGGAATAAAATCCAACCTATAGTTCGACCCGAAAAGGTGATTACTCAGATCCAAAACCATCTCCAAGGGAACGAACAATTAGTATTCCTGACTGGAGTTGGAGCGAGTTGGCCCCTAATTAGATCCCACAGTATTTTGAATGGTCTACAACCTTATCTTGACCACATTCCCTTAGTGCTGTTCTTTCCCGGATCCTATGATGGTCAAGAACTCTGTTTATTTAATACCTTTAAAAGTGATAACTATTATCGAGCTTTTGCTTTAATACCACATCATGGAGCTGTCTATGAACATTGCTGA
- a CDS encoding 7-carboxy-7-deazaguanine synthase QueE, whose product MSILEIKLPIHETFQSTVQGEGYWTGSLVDFIRLSGCPLSCPWCDTGYADGGANLPRFERTIGELLAELKSPRIVISGGEPFIHKHLPELVEALLDAGKQVNIETSGSFWKEVPLSAWITLSPKEHINPKYPVQNQFWSRANEAKIVIETGQEIDFYQEHLSAHPDLCVYLQPEWNSSSKSLALILQLLQQKPDYKLSLQTHKYIGLQ is encoded by the coding sequence ATGTCGATTTTAGAAATCAAGCTACCCATTCATGAAACTTTTCAGAGTACAGTTCAAGGTGAAGGATATTGGACTGGTTCTTTAGTAGATTTTATTCGCTTGTCTGGTTGTCCATTGAGCTGTCCTTGGTGTGACACTGGTTATGCGGATGGTGGGGCAAACTTACCACGATTTGAGCGTACCATTGGTGAGCTTCTAGCAGAACTAAAATCTCCGAGAATAGTTATTAGTGGTGGAGAACCATTCATTCACAAGCATTTACCTGAATTAGTTGAGGCCTTGTTAGATGCTGGTAAACAAGTTAATATTGAAACATCAGGATCTTTTTGGAAAGAAGTTCCTTTATCAGCTTGGATCACCCTATCTCCCAAGGAACATATTAACCCTAAATATCCAGTACAGAATCAGTTTTGGAGTAGAGCTAATGAAGCGAAAATAGTTATAGAAACTGGTCAGGAAATTGATTTTTATCAAGAACATTTATCCGCACACCCTGATTTGTGTGTTTACCTACAACCTGAGTGGAATAGTTCATCAAAATCACTGGCTCTGATTTTGCAGTTATTACAACAAAAACCCGATTATAAACTTTCTTTACAAACACACAAATATATAGGTTTACAATGA
- a CDS encoding MFS transporter: protein MLDNDPTELKQKPSFASSLFKWIGDRSNQEAEKAPSMSVFVLIWIGQVLSLVGSRMTSFALSIWLYQHTNSATQFTLLILSTTLPTIIISPIAGVVVDRFPRRWIMIISDFCAGLCTLTIAWLFMNNQLEVWTLCLISAFNSSFSAFQALAYSSATTLLVPKEQLGRASSMTQIRLAVAEILSPLVATVLLVSVEIPGVVLIDLSTLCFALLCLLVVNFPEVKTKETETEEAGLFSSFWQELSFGWHYFIERPGLIGLVFLVAITNFLIGGAEALTTPLVLSFASTEALGTISSIASSGMLVSSFIISIWGGPKRQINLIFTSMFFLGIFYIVAGLRPNPILFTISDFFIFLMVPIVNGAIQVIYQKKVAPEVQGKVFAFRIAVTQGFLPLSFLLAGPLADQLFEPFMQADGPAANTIGQIIGIGHGRGIGLMFVIMGLFSILFTFICYFYPRLRLVEDELPDTKLG, encoded by the coding sequence ATGTTAGATAACGACCCAACAGAATTAAAACAAAAACCCAGTTTTGCATCATCTTTATTTAAGTGGATTGGGGACCGCTCCAATCAGGAAGCAGAGAAAGCTCCCAGCATGAGCGTTTTTGTCCTCATCTGGATTGGCCAAGTATTATCTCTGGTTGGCTCTCGCATGACCAGTTTTGCTTTAAGTATTTGGCTTTACCAACATACTAATTCAGCCACCCAATTCACCCTCCTAATTCTATCAACGACTTTACCTACGATTATTATCTCTCCCATTGCGGGAGTAGTTGTTGACCGCTTTCCCCGACGCTGGATTATGATTATTAGTGACTTCTGTGCTGGTTTATGTACCCTAACCATTGCTTGGTTATTTATGAATAACCAGCTAGAAGTGTGGACTCTGTGCCTAATTAGCGCCTTTAATTCTAGCTTTAGTGCATTTCAAGCCCTCGCTTATTCTTCAGCTACCACATTATTAGTCCCAAAAGAACAACTGGGTCGCGCCAGTTCTATGACCCAAATTAGATTAGCTGTTGCAGAAATCCTCTCACCACTGGTAGCAACTGTACTCTTAGTGAGCGTTGAAATTCCCGGAGTGGTTCTCATTGATTTATCTACTTTGTGTTTTGCCTTGCTTTGCTTATTGGTCGTGAATTTCCCCGAAGTTAAAACCAAAGAAACTGAAACCGAGGAAGCTGGTTTATTCTCTTCATTCTGGCAAGAATTATCCTTTGGATGGCATTATTTTATCGAGAGACCTGGACTAATTGGCCTAGTCTTTCTTGTTGCAATCACCAACTTTCTTATTGGTGGTGCTGAAGCTCTCACCACACCTCTAGTTCTTTCCTTTGCTTCAACAGAAGCACTAGGTACAATCTCTTCCATAGCAAGCTCTGGAATGTTAGTTAGCAGTTTTATCATCAGCATCTGGGGAGGACCAAAGCGCCAAATCAACCTCATCTTTACCTCGATGTTTTTCTTAGGTATATTCTATATTGTAGCCGGGTTACGTCCTAACCCAATTCTGTTTACCATCTCGGATTTCTTTATATTTCTTATGGTCCCCATTGTTAATGGTGCAATCCAGGTAATTTATCAAAAGAAAGTTGCTCCAGAAGTGCAAGGAAAAGTCTTTGCCTTCCGCATAGCAGTTACTCAAGGTTTTCTACCCCTTTCTTTTCTGCTAGCAGGACCACTAGCTGATCAACTATTTGAACCCTTTATGCAAGCTGACGGACCAGCAGCAAACACCATTGGACAAATAATTGGTATTGGCCATGGTCGCGGTATTGGTTTAATGTTCGTCATCATGGGCCTATTTAGCATCCTTTTTACTTTCATTTGCTACTTTTATCCCCGTCTGCGTCTTGTAGAAGATGAGTTACCAGATACAAAGTTGGGTTGA